Proteins from a genomic interval of Pseudodesulfovibrio nedwellii:
- the thyX gene encoding FAD-dependent thymidylate synthase has protein sequence MPEKKLRVDFMTMTPDALSLIYAAFRQCYHAGFVADMWPRLLSGDIDPEVQADFVSKTMESGHDSPVEHVSMTFAVEGISRACSHQIVRHRIASYSQQSQRYVAENDMEYILPPAIAKIPEAKERFESFMEEVQSAYSDLREILVANGRKSKANEDARFVLPQAAETKIVITMNCRSLNHFFHLRCCNRAQWEVRAVADQMLALCKEKLPAIFMNGGARCEQLGYCPESPKFACGKYPSRDKTSG, from the coding sequence ATGCCGGAAAAGAAACTCAGGGTCGACTTTATGACCATGACACCTGATGCTTTGTCACTTATCTACGCCGCTTTTCGCCAGTGCTATCATGCTGGATTTGTAGCAGATATGTGGCCTAGATTGCTTTCTGGCGACATTGATCCCGAGGTGCAGGCGGACTTTGTGTCCAAAACTATGGAATCCGGACATGACAGTCCCGTTGAACATGTGTCCATGACCTTCGCTGTCGAAGGTATTTCCAGAGCGTGCTCCCATCAGATTGTGCGTCATCGTATCGCTTCCTACTCTCAGCAGAGTCAGCGGTATGTGGCCGAAAATGATATGGAATATATCCTGCCCCCAGCCATTGCCAAGATCCCCGAAGCCAAAGAACGTTTTGAGTCGTTTATGGAAGAAGTGCAATCCGCTTATTCCGATCTGCGTGAAATCCTGGTGGCCAACGGGCGTAAGTCCAAGGCCAATGAGGATGCCCGTTTCGTGTTGCCTCAGGCTGCAGAAACAAAAATTGTCATCACCATGAATTGTCGCAGTCTGAATCATTTTTTTCATTTGCGGTGCTGTAATCGTGCCCAGTGGGAAGTTCGAGCCGTGGCAGACCAGATGCTTGCACTTTGCAAAGAAAAGCTTCCCGCCATCTTTATGAATGGTGGCGCTCGGTGCGAACAGCTAGGATATTGTCCGGAATCTCCGAAATTTGCCTGTGGCAAGTACCCGAGTCGCGATAAAACTTCAGGTTAA